A region from the Paenarthrobacter aurescens genome encodes:
- the sucB gene encoding 2-oxoglutarate dehydrogenase, E2 component, dihydrolipoamide succinyltransferase, with protein MSESVNLPALGESVTEGTVTRWLKQVGDRVEIDEPLLEVSTDKVDTEIPSPISGVIEEILVAEDETAEVGAPLVRIGDGSGSAATAAEAAPAEEAPAEQAAPAAEEAPAAPAAEEAPAAEAPAASGEGHEVTLPALGESVTEGTVTRWLKAVGDTVEVDEPLLEVSTDKVDTEIPSPVAGTLQEIRVSEDETAEVGSVLAVIGSGAAPASAPAPAAAPAAEAPAAPAAAPAAPAPAAAPAPAAPAAAPAQAAPATAAAPAAEGSSESGYVTPLVRKLANQHGVDIASVSGTGVGGRIRKQDVLAAAEAKQAAAAPAAAAPAAAPAAKTAAPVVASSLRGTTEKAPRIRQVIARRMRESLEVSTQLTQVHEVDMTKIAKLRLKAKNSFQAQNGVKLTFLPFIAKAVAEALKQHPKLNAAYDESKQEITYHNAEHLAIAVDTDKGLLVPVISDAGNLNLAGLASKIADVAGRTRDGKIGPDELSGGTFSITNIGSVGALFDTPIINQPQVGILGTGAIVKRAVVVADENGDDSIAIRSMMYLSLTYDHRLVDGADAGRFLQTLKARLEEGAFEADLGL; from the coding sequence ATGTCTGAATCCGTTAACTTGCCCGCCCTCGGTGAGAGTGTCACCGAAGGAACCGTCACCCGCTGGCTCAAGCAGGTTGGTGACCGGGTAGAGATCGACGAGCCGTTGCTCGAGGTTTCAACCGACAAAGTAGACACTGAAATCCCTTCTCCGATCTCTGGCGTCATCGAAGAAATCCTCGTCGCTGAAGACGAGACGGCTGAAGTTGGCGCTCCCCTGGTCCGCATCGGTGACGGTTCCGGCTCCGCCGCTACGGCCGCCGAGGCCGCACCGGCTGAGGAAGCCCCTGCCGAGCAGGCCGCTCCGGCTGCCGAAGAAGCTCCTGCCGCACCTGCTGCTGAAGAAGCACCGGCAGCCGAGGCGCCCGCTGCTTCCGGCGAAGGCCACGAAGTGACCCTCCCCGCACTGGGTGAGAGCGTTACTGAAGGTACGGTTACCCGCTGGCTGAAGGCAGTTGGCGACACCGTTGAGGTAGATGAGCCCCTCCTCGAAGTTTCCACCGACAAGGTAGACACCGAGATCCCCTCCCCCGTTGCCGGCACCCTGCAGGAAATCCGCGTCAGCGAGGACGAGACAGCTGAGGTTGGCTCCGTCCTGGCCGTCATCGGCTCAGGCGCTGCTCCCGCTTCGGCTCCGGCCCCTGCGGCTGCCCCGGCAGCAGAAGCACCCGCTGCTCCTGCTGCCGCACCCGCTGCGCCCGCACCTGCTGCTGCACCGGCCCCGGCTGCGCCCGCTGCCGCACCCGCCCAGGCTGCTCCTGCTACTGCTGCTGCTCCCGCGGCAGAAGGTTCCTCGGAATCCGGCTACGTCACTCCTCTGGTTCGTAAGCTGGCCAACCAGCACGGTGTAGACATCGCATCGGTCTCCGGCACCGGCGTGGGCGGCCGCATCCGCAAGCAGGATGTCCTTGCCGCCGCTGAAGCCAAGCAGGCTGCTGCCGCTCCCGCTGCAGCTGCTCCGGCCGCAGCTCCCGCTGCCAAGACCGCCGCCCCCGTGGTTGCGTCCTCCTTGCGCGGTACCACCGAGAAGGCACCGCGTATCCGCCAGGTCATTGCCCGGCGCATGCGCGAGTCCCTTGAGGTCTCCACCCAGTTGACGCAGGTGCACGAGGTCGACATGACCAAGATCGCCAAGCTCCGCCTGAAGGCCAAGAACTCGTTCCAGGCCCAGAATGGCGTCAAGCTGACGTTCCTGCCGTTTATCGCCAAGGCTGTGGCCGAGGCACTGAAGCAGCACCCCAAGCTCAACGCTGCTTACGATGAATCCAAGCAGGAAATCACTTACCACAACGCCGAGCACCTGGCGATCGCCGTCGACACTGACAAGGGCCTTCTGGTTCCCGTCATTTCCGACGCCGGCAACTTGAACCTTGCTGGCTTGGCCAGCAAGATCGCTGATGTCGCAGGACGCACCCGCGACGGCAAGATCGGTCCGGACGAGCTGTCCGGTGGCACCTTCAGCATCACCAACATCGGTTCCGTTGGTGCACTGTTTGATACCCCGATCATCAACCAGCCTCAGGTGGGTATCCTCGGAACCGGCGCGATCGTCAAGCGCGCCGTGGTTGTGGCGGACGAGAATGGCGACGACTCGATCGCTATCCGTTCCATGATGTACCTGTCGCTGACGTACGATCACCGCCTAGTGGACGGTGCCGATGCGGGCCGCTTCCTGCAGACCCTCAAGGCCCGCCTTGAAGAGGGCGCTTTCGAAGCTGACCTCGGCCTCTAA
- the lpdA gene encoding dihydrolipoyl dehydrogenase produces MADQATAQEFDILVLGGGSGGYATALRAVQLGFTVGLVEKAKLGGTCLHNGCIPTKALLHSAELADHARDSAKYGVNVTLDSIDMSAVNAYKDGIIAGKFKGLQGLIKSKGITVIEGEGKLQGNNTVVVNGTSYTGKNIVLATGSYSRSLPGLEIGGKVITSDQALTMDYIPKSAIVLGGGVIGVEFASVWKSFGVDVTIIEGLPSLVPNEDAAIVKNLERAFKKRGIKFTTGIFFQGVEQNDDGVKVTLVDGQTFEADLLLVAVGRGPVTANLGYEEAGITIDRGFVITNERLHTGVGNIYAVGDIVPGVQLAHRGYQQGIFVAEEIAGLNPAIVEDINIPKVTYCEPEIATVGYTEKAAKEKFGEDQVQTQEFNLAGNGKSSILGTGGIVKLVRQKDGPVVGIHMIGSRMGEQIGEAQLIVNWEAYPEDVAQLVHAHPTQNESLGEAHLALAGKALHG; encoded by the coding sequence GTGGCCGATCAGGCAACTGCGCAAGAATTCGACATCCTGGTACTCGGTGGCGGCAGCGGCGGCTACGCCACTGCCCTGCGGGCCGTTCAGCTTGGGTTCACCGTTGGCCTTGTGGAAAAGGCAAAGCTCGGCGGAACCTGCCTGCACAACGGTTGCATTCCCACCAAGGCACTCCTGCACTCGGCCGAACTGGCCGACCATGCACGCGATTCAGCCAAGTATGGCGTGAACGTTACGCTCGACAGCATCGACATGTCGGCCGTGAACGCGTACAAGGATGGCATCATTGCCGGTAAGTTCAAGGGCCTCCAAGGGCTTATCAAGTCCAAGGGCATCACCGTCATTGAGGGTGAAGGAAAGCTCCAGGGCAACAACACTGTCGTCGTGAACGGCACCTCCTACACGGGCAAGAACATCGTTCTGGCCACGGGTTCCTACTCCCGGTCGCTGCCCGGCCTGGAAATCGGCGGCAAGGTCATCACCTCCGATCAAGCCCTCACCATGGACTACATCCCCAAGAGCGCCATTGTCCTGGGCGGCGGCGTCATCGGTGTCGAATTTGCTTCCGTATGGAAGTCCTTCGGCGTGGATGTCACCATCATCGAAGGCCTCCCCTCCTTGGTCCCCAACGAGGACGCTGCGATCGTCAAGAACCTTGAGCGTGCCTTCAAGAAGCGCGGCATCAAGTTCACCACCGGCATCTTCTTCCAGGGCGTTGAGCAGAACGATGACGGCGTGAAGGTCACCTTGGTTGACGGCCAGACGTTCGAAGCCGACCTCCTGCTGGTCGCCGTTGGCCGTGGTCCCGTCACCGCAAACCTTGGCTACGAAGAAGCCGGCATCACCATCGACCGCGGCTTCGTCATCACCAACGAGCGCCTCCACACCGGCGTCGGCAACATTTACGCCGTCGGCGACATCGTTCCCGGCGTCCAGCTGGCACACCGTGGCTACCAGCAGGGCATCTTTGTCGCAGAAGAAATCGCCGGTCTTAACCCGGCAATCGTTGAGGACATCAACATCCCCAAGGTCACCTACTGCGAGCCCGAGATCGCCACTGTCGGCTACACCGAAAAGGCTGCCAAGGAGAAGTTCGGCGAGGACCAGGTGCAGACCCAGGAATTCAATCTGGCAGGCAACGGCAAGAGCTCGATCCTGGGCACCGGCGGCATCGTCAAACTTGTCCGCCAGAAGGATGGCCCCGTAGTTGGCATCCACATGATCGGCTCCCGCATGGGCGAGCAGATCGGTGAGGCCCAGCTGATCGTGAACTGGGAAGCCTACCCGGAGGACGTGGCCCAGCTGGTCCACGCCCACCCCACCCAGAACGAAAGCCTGGGCGAAGCCCACCTTGCCCTCGCGGGCAAGGCACTCCACGGCTAA
- a CDS encoding leucyl aminopeptidase: MVKTTDIILGIIAKDLKKSPSDALVIGVAQGADGPVLLSNPLSAKAAESLAGSLKILGITGATDQAHRLPGLPETGSGILVLAGVGKLNDDGSLGEEALRRAAGSAVRQLAGTASVTLAFPTTTPADVTAVAEGAALGAYSYTEHRSSKDGLNAPVAKVLIFSDVDAKSAQPGLDRAIVLARAVNSTRTLVNQPPSHLYPESFAESAKELAKGLPVKITVWDEKRLEKEGFGGILGVGKGSTRQPRLVKVEYAPAKATKKIALVGKGITFDTGGISIKPALGMGDMKSDMAGAAVVLNTVLAIASLGLPLKATAWLCIAENMPSGAAARPADVFTIYGGKTVEVLNTDAEGRLVMADGIVAASLEKPDAIIDVATLTGAQLIALGLRTAGVMGSDSVTQALKSAADRAGELVWPMPLPEELRPSLDSQVADLANIGERNGGMMTAAVFLREFVGKNDDGQQIPWAHVDIAGPSFNNGAPYGYTPKQGTGCTVRTLLAYAEDLLDHSA; the protein is encoded by the coding sequence GTGGTCAAGACTACTGACATCATCCTGGGCATCATCGCCAAGGACCTGAAAAAGTCCCCCAGCGACGCCCTTGTCATTGGCGTTGCCCAAGGAGCGGACGGGCCTGTACTGCTGTCCAACCCGTTGAGTGCCAAGGCCGCCGAATCCCTGGCAGGGTCGCTGAAGATCCTGGGAATCACCGGGGCTACTGACCAGGCGCACCGGCTTCCGGGCTTGCCGGAGACCGGCTCGGGGATTCTTGTCCTTGCAGGAGTGGGAAAGCTCAACGATGACGGAAGCCTGGGCGAAGAAGCCCTGCGCCGCGCCGCAGGGTCCGCCGTTCGCCAGCTGGCCGGTACGGCGTCGGTCACCTTGGCTTTCCCTACAACCACCCCTGCCGATGTCACCGCTGTTGCCGAGGGCGCGGCTTTGGGCGCGTATTCCTACACCGAGCACCGTTCCAGCAAAGATGGGCTAAATGCACCTGTAGCCAAGGTGCTGATTTTCTCGGATGTTGATGCCAAGTCCGCCCAGCCCGGACTGGACCGGGCCATTGTGCTGGCCCGCGCCGTCAATTCAACCCGCACGTTGGTCAACCAACCTCCCAGCCACCTGTACCCCGAGTCCTTCGCCGAGTCCGCCAAGGAACTTGCCAAGGGCCTTCCGGTCAAGATCACCGTCTGGGATGAGAAGCGCCTTGAAAAGGAAGGCTTCGGCGGAATTCTGGGCGTTGGCAAGGGATCCACCCGCCAGCCGCGCCTGGTCAAAGTCGAATACGCCCCGGCAAAGGCCACCAAGAAGATCGCACTGGTCGGTAAGGGCATCACGTTCGACACCGGCGGCATTTCCATCAAGCCGGCCCTGGGCATGGGCGACATGAAAAGCGACATGGCCGGTGCCGCCGTCGTTCTTAACACCGTCCTGGCCATCGCCTCGCTCGGCCTGCCGCTGAAGGCCACTGCATGGCTCTGCATTGCGGAGAACATGCCGTCGGGCGCCGCTGCCCGGCCTGCTGATGTTTTCACCATCTACGGCGGCAAGACCGTTGAGGTCCTGAACACCGACGCCGAGGGGCGCCTGGTCATGGCCGACGGCATTGTCGCGGCGAGCCTGGAGAAGCCGGACGCCATTATTGACGTCGCAACACTGACAGGTGCCCAGCTGATCGCCCTTGGTTTGCGCACAGCCGGCGTCATGGGATCCGATTCGGTCACCCAAGCCCTGAAGTCGGCCGCTGACAGGGCCGGCGAGCTGGTTTGGCCAATGCCTTTGCCCGAAGAACTCCGTCCGAGCCTGGACTCACAGGTAGCGGATTTGGCGAATATTGGTGAACGCAACGGTGGCATGATGACCGCTGCAGTTTTCCTCCGCGAATTTGTGGGGAAGAACGACGACGGGCAACAGATTCCTTGGGCCCACGTGGACATCGCTGGACCGTCGTTTAACAATGGCGCCCCGTATGGTTACACGCCCAAGCAGGGCACCGGATGCACTGTCCGCACCCTGCTTGCCTACGCCGAGGATCTCCTGGACCACTCCGCCTAG
- a CDS encoding proteasome assembly chaperone family protein, whose translation MFERISGSLLDPESLYARNIETFHSPELRGLNMVMGFTGFADAGHVVRQINAELLDELDAEVVAMFDADQLIDYRSRRPHISFVEDHVQDYQAPKLGLYKLNDGLGQPFLLLAGFEPDLQWERFSRAVVGIVEELDVNLVTWIHSIPMPVPHTRPVGVTVHGNMPELIEGISSWKPTVEVPAAIGHILELRLTEAERNVAGYVIHVPHYLAEAEYPPAAVAGLEYLGAATSLMLPTDRLREAGREVGRQIAEQIEASEEVQAVVTNLETRYDEKSEGIVRRSLLADENDELPNAEDIGAAVEAYLARKDSPQ comes from the coding sequence GTGTTTGAACGGATATCCGGCTCTCTCCTGGACCCCGAATCGCTGTATGCGCGAAACATCGAGACCTTCCACAGCCCCGAACTTCGCGGGCTGAACATGGTCATGGGATTCACGGGCTTTGCCGATGCCGGTCACGTAGTCCGGCAGATCAACGCGGAACTTCTGGACGAACTGGATGCTGAGGTGGTGGCCATGTTCGACGCCGACCAGCTCATCGACTACCGCTCCCGGCGCCCCCACATCAGCTTCGTGGAAGACCATGTGCAGGACTACCAGGCGCCGAAGCTTGGGCTGTACAAGCTCAACGACGGTCTCGGCCAGCCATTTCTGCTTCTTGCCGGCTTTGAGCCCGATCTCCAGTGGGAGCGTTTTTCGCGGGCAGTGGTTGGGATCGTTGAAGAGCTGGACGTCAACCTGGTGACCTGGATCCACTCCATCCCCATGCCCGTCCCGCATACGAGGCCGGTTGGCGTAACTGTCCACGGCAACATGCCCGAGCTCATTGAGGGGATTTCGAGCTGGAAGCCTACCGTTGAGGTCCCCGCCGCCATTGGGCACATCCTTGAACTGCGGCTTACCGAGGCTGAGCGCAACGTGGCCGGATACGTCATTCATGTCCCGCATTACCTTGCTGAAGCGGAGTACCCTCCGGCGGCCGTAGCCGGTTTGGAATACCTGGGGGCAGCTACGTCCCTCATGCTGCCAACGGACAGGCTGCGTGAGGCGGGGCGCGAAGTAGGCCGACAAATTGCCGAGCAGATCGAAGCTTCCGAAGAAGTACAGGCTGTGGTGACGAACCTCGAAACGCGCTACGACGAGAAATCCGAAGGCATCGTCCGCCGCTCGCTGCTGGCCGATGAGAACGATGAACTGCCCAACGCCGAAGACATTGGCGCTGCGGTAGAGGCGTATCTGGCACGTAAAGACTCGCCTCAATAA
- a CDS encoding nitrate/nitrite transporter encodes MNAPRAWLIWTIGVFAYLVAVAQRTSFGVAGLEATDRFHASASAISFFTVLQLLVYAGLQIPVGLLVDRFGSRAMIAGGAVLMGLGQLQLAFADSVPGGVLGRVLVGAGDAMTFISVIRLVPLWFAPAKVPLVTQLTGMCGQLGQLFSVVPFALLLHAAGWTPAFLTLAAMSVLAVVLVLAVLRDAPPGHPPRETGQGLRATGISLSRAWQQPGTRLGLWSHFTVQFSGNLFAMTWGYPFLLSAQGLDPATVSSLMALFVATAIVAGPGFGRFVSKHPMRRSAMVLLIALATAMAWAAVLLLPERAPLWLLAILVVVLAVGGPGSMIGFDFARTFNPSHRIGTATGIVNVGGFIAALVAIYLIGLVLDVLYASGFSGGELYGLAPFRIALSVQFVLLGLGTVLILVTRRKVRRQMASQGIHVQPLLVALARQRRERIERRRAGRPVSSDDE; translated from the coding sequence GTGAATGCTCCCCGCGCCTGGCTTATCTGGACGATTGGCGTATTTGCCTACCTGGTGGCGGTGGCACAGCGGACATCGTTCGGTGTGGCGGGATTGGAAGCCACTGACAGATTCCATGCCAGCGCCTCTGCCATCTCCTTTTTCACGGTCCTTCAACTGCTGGTCTACGCAGGTTTGCAGATCCCGGTAGGCCTTCTGGTGGACAGATTCGGCTCGCGGGCCATGATTGCCGGCGGTGCCGTGCTCATGGGCTTGGGGCAGTTGCAGCTGGCCTTTGCGGACAGTGTCCCCGGCGGGGTGCTGGGCCGGGTCCTGGTAGGGGCCGGAGATGCGATGACCTTCATCTCAGTGATCCGTTTGGTCCCCTTGTGGTTCGCTCCTGCCAAGGTGCCGCTGGTCACGCAATTGACGGGCATGTGTGGCCAGCTTGGCCAGCTATTCAGCGTGGTCCCCTTCGCACTGCTTCTTCATGCGGCCGGGTGGACGCCCGCTTTCCTGACTCTGGCAGCGATGTCCGTACTGGCGGTGGTCCTGGTCCTGGCAGTACTCCGGGACGCCCCACCGGGGCACCCGCCGCGGGAAACCGGCCAGGGCCTCCGGGCCACGGGCATCTCGCTCTCCCGCGCATGGCAACAACCGGGAACCCGGTTGGGCTTGTGGAGCCATTTCACCGTTCAGTTCAGCGGGAACCTGTTTGCGATGACCTGGGGCTACCCCTTCCTGTTATCAGCCCAGGGGCTCGATCCCGCAACGGTCTCCAGCCTCATGGCGCTGTTCGTGGCCACCGCAATAGTGGCCGGCCCGGGATTCGGCCGCTTTGTATCCAAGCATCCCATGCGAAGATCGGCCATGGTCCTGCTCATCGCGCTGGCAACTGCTATGGCTTGGGCTGCTGTACTGCTGCTTCCTGAGCGCGCCCCTTTGTGGCTCCTGGCGATTTTGGTGGTGGTGCTGGCGGTAGGCGGCCCTGGATCCATGATTGGCTTCGACTTTGCCCGCACCTTCAATCCTTCGCACCGGATCGGCACAGCCACCGGCATTGTCAACGTGGGCGGCTTCATAGCGGCGCTCGTGGCGATCTACCTCATAGGTTTGGTGCTCGATGTCCTCTACGCCAGTGGTTTCTCCGGCGGGGAACTCTACGGACTGGCACCGTTCCGTATTGCCCTCAGCGTTCAGTTCGTTCTACTGGGCCTTGGCACTGTACTGATCCTTGTAACGCGCCGGAAGGTGCGCCGTCAGATGGCCAGCCAGGGGATCCACGTGCAGCCGCTGCTGGTCGCCCTCGCCAGGCAGCGCCGGGAACGGATTGAACGACGACGCGCCGGGCGGCCTGTGTCCTCGGACGACGAATAG
- a CDS encoding DUF4192 domain-containing protein, translated as MTSNRTLSIHQPEDILGYIPHMLGYWPEDSLVAITMQGKTLGATLRVDLPHLGSFEARAFFADQIRSFLIADEDANGVVLAVYTDSGWEDGNVVRQTIPLLEALQLSLDEVDLSVRDAWLVGSEYWRSAYCTDVQCCPVPGLPVERIKNSRLSAELVYRGSSIGPSPKRAQGKAATAAPGVLDPRVLAAESRYGKQILGRWRSAHCMAAVLAVWHHVLIKAEAGQLPAPGTDVHIMGFLRATLKIPAWRDAVVVMAAAGMESAKTGASAFGLFVDQECSDTPFDPQELGIPLPVLSAATAVPDGHTEGDVFTYGDVLLGMQPDMPCWSMLDSLQKVLAGLCVEGESGIVPAASLTLQGWIAWCKGRGSIAHACLIGAEAAQPGYRLAELLLDLLGQGTICAWARSSSTAWRGPKDTVA; from the coding sequence ATGACCTCGAACAGAACGCTCAGCATTCACCAGCCCGAAGATATTCTTGGCTATATTCCCCACATGTTGGGTTACTGGCCCGAAGACAGTCTTGTGGCAATAACCATGCAAGGGAAGACTCTGGGAGCCACGTTGCGGGTGGACCTGCCGCACCTCGGTTCGTTTGAGGCCCGTGCGTTCTTTGCCGACCAGATCCGAAGTTTCCTGATTGCCGATGAGGACGCCAACGGGGTGGTGCTCGCCGTCTACACCGACTCCGGATGGGAGGACGGCAACGTTGTCCGCCAGACAATCCCGTTGCTGGAGGCCCTGCAACTGAGCCTGGATGAGGTTGACTTATCGGTCCGGGATGCATGGCTGGTTGGCTCTGAGTACTGGCGAAGCGCGTACTGCACAGACGTTCAATGTTGCCCGGTGCCGGGATTGCCCGTTGAACGTATCAAGAACAGCAGGCTTAGCGCGGAACTGGTGTACAGGGGGAGTTCAATAGGGCCCTCACCCAAGCGGGCGCAAGGGAAAGCAGCGACTGCCGCCCCGGGCGTCCTGGACCCACGGGTTCTCGCCGCGGAGTCGCGCTACGGCAAGCAGATCCTGGGTAGGTGGAGGAGCGCGCATTGCATGGCCGCTGTCCTTGCTGTGTGGCACCACGTGCTGATCAAGGCAGAAGCAGGCCAGCTCCCGGCGCCGGGGACCGATGTCCACATCATGGGTTTCCTCAGAGCAACCCTCAAAATCCCTGCGTGGCGGGACGCTGTGGTTGTCATGGCGGCAGCGGGCATGGAATCGGCGAAAACCGGCGCTTCCGCGTTCGGGTTGTTCGTTGACCAGGAGTGCAGCGACACACCCTTTGACCCTCAAGAACTTGGGATTCCACTCCCGGTCCTGTCCGCTGCCACGGCAGTACCTGACGGACATACAGAGGGGGACGTCTTTACCTACGGCGACGTACTGCTGGGAATGCAACCGGATATGCCGTGCTGGAGCATGCTTGATTCTCTGCAGAAAGTTCTCGCCGGGCTGTGCGTCGAGGGTGAATCCGGCATCGTTCCGGCCGCCTCTTTGACCTTGCAGGGCTGGATTGCCTGGTGCAAGGGGCGCGGATCAATTGCCCATGCGTGCCTCATCGGGGCAGAAGCAGCCCAGCCTGGCTACCGTCTCGCTGAGCTGCTCCTTGATCTTCTGGGGCAGGGGACCATCTGCGCCTGGGCGCGAAGTTCCAGCACTGCTTGGCGCGGACCCAAGGACACCGTTGCGTAG
- a CDS encoding RNA polymerase sigma factor, whose amino-acid sequence MTPSSVEKEPAAQAELSAEEKKAATSAKRAATRAANKASEGDSDKPAPKKRGPKPGAKAAAEAANKTSGSDAEDSSGEDEDFDPAAAEEVEVGDDDVEDGAAATKDKAAPSGSGFVYSDADDDDAPVQQVMSAGATADPVKDYLKQIGKVALLNAEQEVDLALRIEAGLFAEEKINADDGSMDPKLKRELEFVIHDGKRAKNHLLEANLRLVVSLAKRYTGRGMLFLDLIQEGNLGLIRAVEKFDYTKGFKFSTYATWWIRQAITRAMADQARTIRIPVHMVEVINKLARVQRQMLQDLGREPTPEELALELDMTPEKVVEVQKYGREPISLHTPLGEDGDSEFGDLIEDSEAVVPADAVSFTLLQEQLHSVLDTLSEREAGVVAMRFGLTDGQPKTLDEIGKVYGVTRERIRQIESKTMSKLRHPSRSQVLRDYLD is encoded by the coding sequence GTGACCCCGTCTTCCGTCGAGAAGGAACCCGCCGCCCAGGCCGAACTGTCCGCTGAGGAAAAGAAGGCGGCAACATCGGCAAAGCGCGCAGCGACACGTGCTGCCAACAAGGCCTCAGAGGGCGACTCTGACAAGCCGGCACCCAAGAAGCGTGGACCCAAGCCTGGTGCGAAGGCCGCCGCTGAAGCCGCGAACAAGACCTCAGGCTCCGACGCTGAGGACTCCAGCGGCGAGGATGAAGACTTTGATCCCGCAGCTGCCGAGGAAGTCGAAGTCGGAGACGACGACGTCGAGGACGGCGCTGCGGCCACTAAGGACAAGGCTGCGCCCTCCGGCTCGGGATTCGTTTACTCGGATGCCGACGACGACGACGCACCTGTTCAGCAGGTCATGTCCGCCGGCGCTACAGCCGACCCCGTCAAGGACTACCTCAAGCAGATCGGCAAGGTAGCACTGCTGAACGCGGAGCAGGAAGTTGACCTTGCACTTCGCATTGAGGCCGGCCTCTTTGCCGAGGAAAAGATCAACGCTGACGACGGATCCATGGATCCCAAGCTCAAGCGTGAGCTTGAATTCGTCATCCATGATGGCAAACGCGCCAAGAACCACCTGCTTGAGGCCAACCTGCGCCTCGTGGTCTCCCTGGCCAAGCGCTACACCGGCCGTGGCATGCTCTTCCTGGACTTGATCCAGGAAGGCAACCTTGGCCTCATCCGTGCAGTGGAGAAGTTCGACTACACCAAGGGCTTCAAGTTCTCCACCTATGCAACGTGGTGGATCCGCCAGGCCATTACCCGCGCCATGGCGGACCAGGCGCGCACCATCCGTATCCCGGTGCACATGGTTGAAGTCATCAACAAGCTGGCCCGCGTACAGCGGCAAATGCTTCAGGACCTCGGCCGCGAACCGACACCTGAAGAGCTGGCTCTCGAGCTGGACATGACCCCTGAGAAGGTTGTTGAGGTCCAGAAGTACGGGCGAGAGCCAATTTCACTGCACACCCCGCTGGGTGAGGACGGTGACTCGGAATTCGGTGACCTCATTGAGGACTCCGAGGCTGTTGTTCCCGCCGACGCCGTCAGCTTCACGCTCCTGCAGGAGCAGCTGCACTCCGTGCTGGACACACTGTCCGAGCGCGAGGCCGGAGTTGTGGCAATGCGCTTCGGCCTGACCGATGGTCAGCCGAAGACTTTAGACGAAATCGGCAAGGTCTACGGTGTTACGCGTGAACGTATCCGCCAGATCGAAAGCAAGACCATGTCCAAGCTGCGGCACCCGTCGCGCTCCCAGGTCCTGCGGGACTACCTGGACTAA